From the Musa acuminata AAA Group cultivar baxijiao chromosome BXJ3-7, Cavendish_Baxijiao_AAA, whole genome shotgun sequence genome, one window contains:
- the LOC103992337 gene encoding protein SMALL AUXIN UP-REGULATED RNA 12-like, translated as MSDESVKMTGIWQIVRLREMLHKWQLVALSKKEEQPCSSGIPPSVDKRLKNVLSQCDSDEESCQSPQPPPDVPKGHCPVYIGPEQRRFVIPTSYLSLPVFKLLLEKAEEEFGFDHQGALMIPCEVETFKYILLCMERYKKGLIDDEGNPTGLEE; from the exons ATGAGCGACGAAAGTGTGAAGATGACAGGGATCTGGCAGATAGTAAGACTCAGAGAGATGCTGCATAAATGGCAATTGGTTGCCCTCAGTAAAAAGGAGGAGCAACCATGTTCATCTGGTATTCCCCCTTCTGTCGACAAGCGCCTAAAGAATGTGTTGTCCCAATGTGACTCAGATGAAGAGAGCTGCCAAAGCCCGCAACCCCCACCTGATGTCCCCAAGGGTCACTGCCCGGTCTACATAGGACCAGAGCAGCGGAGGTTCGTCATACCGACAAGTTACCTGAGCCTTCCAGtgtttaaactgctcctagagaaGGCTGAGGAGGAGTTTGGATTTGATCATCAGGGCGCGCTCATGATCCCTTGTGAGGTGGAAACTTTCAAGTATATTCTCCTCTGCATGGAAAGATATAAAAAGGGCCTCATTGATGATG AAGGAAATCCAACAGGCTTAGAGGAATAG
- the LOC135642369 gene encoding protein TIFY 10a-like, translating to MEKGGERLVGRSHFSLTCRLLSQYLKKNGSFGDLGLLLAPRAIDHQAKGNFWVPNTICFKPGNEVSGMDHHHADKSTDKNASNSLELMVSQHSISLNSSAIPRTEESTKPSDAKEIGKDQLTIFYGGQILVFDNFPADKAKDLLLMASKESIADPAADCTSNEPAVALQSSLPEPGQANSSDMPIARRNSLNRFLGKRKDRMGHAPYQVHGGSAGPAAAKPAENQPWLSLGPKPESNSQSSR from the exons ATGGAGAAAGGAGGAGAGAGGTTAGTGGGAAGATCCCACTTCTCACTCACATGCAGACTCTTGAGCCAGTACTTGAAGAAGAATGGCAGCTTTGGTGACCTTGGTCTTCTGCTGGCTCCAAGAGCAATTGACCACCAAGCTAAAG GGAATTTTTGGGTACCCAACACCATCTGCTTCAAACCAGGAAATGAAGTCTCAGGAATGGATCATCACCATGCTGACAAAAGTACAGATAAAAATGCTTCAAATTCTCTGGAGCTGATGGTTTCCCAGCACTCCATCAGCCTTAACTCTTCTGCCATTCCGAGAACAGAGGAATCTACCAAACCTTCGGATGCTAA GGAGATTGGGAAGGACCAGTTGACGATCTTCTACGGCGGACAGATTCTGGTGTTCGACAATTTCCCCGCAGACAAGGCCAAAGATCTGCTGCTCATGGCGAGCAAAGAGAGCATTGCAGATCCTGCAGCTGACTGCACCTCGAATGAACCGGCGGTGGCGCTGCAGAGTAGTCTGCCAGAGCCCGGCCAGGCTAATTCTTCCG ACATGCCCATAGCGAGGAGGAACTCCCTCAACCGATTCCTTGGGAAGAGGAAGGACCG GATGGGCCATGCACCATATCAAGTCCATGGTGGATCAGCAGGGCCGGCGGCGGCAAAGCCAGCGGAGAACCAGCCATGGCTCAGCTTGGGTCCTAAACCAGAAAGCAATTCTCAGAGTAGCAGATAG
- the LOC103992339 gene encoding uncharacterized protein LOC103992339 — MARVDPATADPPLRLRNHGGFLFFFLLLLLLFSSVDASVHSYIGEKFTPKGNAFVLHGGSEGLYASLPHANTTAGRGDSFIRFEKITFTRPEKSIENSKVGDSVLVQAIIFEVEDRETIGGSAYGGQRAVCCTPDLAKLGACTQGTVIYRPSAQNPKWPQVLAATFNGKDLVATLPSQSIPITRTGMYNLYFIYCDPALNGLVIDGKTVWKNPTGYLPGRMAPLMNFYGFMSLAFVILGIFWFSQYVRFWREVLPLQNCITLVIALGMLEMALWYFEYAEFNETGLRPMGITFWAVTFGSVKRTVSWVIILVVSMGYGVVRPTLGGLTSKVIMLGATFFLASEILELVENAGAVSDFAGKARLFLVLPVALLDTFFIIWIFTSLSKTLDKLQARRLIAKLDIYRKFTNALAITVLVSVGWICYELYFKSNDVYNGHWQNAWIIPAFWQVLSFSLLCVIAALWAPSQNSMRYAYSDDGSEDFDREDSLSLIKPGPVSSKDARGSAGLMDARAAVSNDTTTSHNGDIEEDKRE, encoded by the exons ATGGCGCGCGTCGATCCCGCCACCGCCGATCCACCTCTTCGTCTCCGCAACCATGGtggctttctcttcttcttcctcctcctcctcctccttttctcctCCGTCGATGCCTCCGTCCACAGCTACATTGGCGAGAAGTTCACGCCAAAGGGCAACGCGTTCGTCCTCCATGGCGGCAGCGAGGGCCTTTACGCTTCGCTTCCCCACGCCAACACCACCGCCGGCCGCGGCGACTCGTTCATCCG CTTTGAGAAGATCACTTTCACACGGCCTGAGAAATCTATTGAGAACAGTAAAGTTGGTGATTCTGTTTTGGTGCAAGCTATCATATTTGAAGTAGAAGATCGGGAGACAATTGGTGGGTCAGCCTATGGTGGTCAACGAGCTGTTTGCTGCACACCAGATCTGGCAAAATTGGGTGCTTGCACCCAAGGCACAGTCATCTATCGGCCCTCTGCTCAGAATCCTAAATGGCCTCAGGTGCTTGCTGCCACTTTTAATGGAAAGGATCTTGTTGCAACATTGCCATCCCAGAGTATACCCATCACAAGAACTGGGATGTATAACCTGTATTTTATATATTGTGACCCAGCTCTTAATGGGCTGGTCATAGATGGGAAGACCGTGTGGAAAAATCCCACTGGCTACCTGCCAGGAAGGATGGCTCCTCTCATGAACTTTTATGGATTCATGTCTCTTGCATTTGTGATACTTGGGATATTTTGGTTTTCACAGTATGTGAGATTTTGGAGAGAGGTTCTTCCACTCCAGAACTGCATAACACTTGTCATCGCATTAGGCATGCTGGAAATGGCATTGTGGTACTTCGAGTATGCTGAATTCAATGAAACTGGACTTAGACCAATGGGGATCACCTTTTGGGCAGTAACGTTTGGTTCAGTTAAACGAACAGTGTCGTGGGTTATTATTCTAGTTGTTTCTAtggggtatggtgttgtcaggcctacCTTGGGTGGTCTCACATCGAAGGTGATTATGCTTGGAGCAACATTTTTCCTTGCTTCTGAGATACTTGAGTTGGTGGAGAATGCTGGTGCTGTAAGTGATTTTGCCGGAAAAGCAAGACTCTTTTTGGTTCTTCCCGTGGCGCTTTTGGATACATTTTTCATTATATGGATCTTTACTTCTCTTTCCAAAACTCTGGACAAGCTCCAG GCAAGGCGATTGATAGCTAAGCTAGACATTTACAGGAAATTCACAAATGCATTGGCCATCACTGTTCTTGTATCTGTTGGATGGATTTGCTATGAG CTttatttcaagtcaaatgatgtaTACAATGGGCACTGGCAGAATGCCTGGATCATTCCTGCGTTTTGGCAGGTCCTGTCGTTCTCTCTTCTCTGCGTAATTGCTGCTCTTTGGGCGCCCTCTCAAAACTCAATGAG ATATGCTTACTCGGATGATGGATCTGAAGATTTTGATCGAGAGGACTCACTTTCTCTAATAAAGCCAGGACCAGTTTCTTCAAAGGATGCCCGCGGTTCTGCTGGTTTGATGGATGCTAGAGCAGCTGTGAGCAATGACACTACCACCTCACACAATGGCGACATCGAAGAAGATAAAAGGGAGTAG
- the LOC135642244 gene encoding auxin-responsive protein SAUR76-like, which yields MAKSGNGLSKLKCMIKRWHSSSRLTRTAPSAGGAASSRSQDREAWHSASFHGDEVPPGFQPVYVGKSRRRYLVSAELVGHPLFRVLVERSGGHDGPACGTVVDCEVVLFEHLLWMLENADPQPESLDELVEFYAC from the coding sequence ATGGCGAAGAGCGGGAACGGACTGAGCAAGCTCAAGTGCATGATAAAGAGGTGGCACTCATCGAGCCGGCTGACGCGCACGGCCCCGTCAGCCGGCGGGGCCGCATCGTCGAGGTCGCAGGACAGGGAGGCGTGGCACTCGGCGTCGTTCCACGGGGACGAGGTCCCGCCGGGGTTCCAACCGGTCTACGTCGGCAAGTCGCGCCGACGGTACCTCGTCAGCGCCGAGCTCGTCGGGCACCCGCTGTTCCGCGTGCTCGTCGAGAGGTCCGGCGGGCACGACGGCCCCGCTTGCGGGACCGTGGTGGACTGCGAGGTGGTGCTCTTCGAGCACCTGCTGTGGATGCTGGAGAACGCCGACCCGCAGCCTGAGTCGCTGGACGAGTTGGTGGAGTTCTACGCCTGCTGA